A genomic window from Candidatus Poribacteria bacterium includes:
- a CDS encoding hydroxyacid dehydrogenase, with product MIKARVLYIPTESHTRRVFRPETFQRLRSIFEEVKVNETGRNYTSEQLAGEISGYDALVTGWGSPKITPQVMENADRLKIIAHSAGSVRALLGEVVERYIIPRGICVYHSRHAIAYNVAEHTIGLMILCCRRIIDHALAFRERGVWRDPKIPSNGQFLRGSTVGVVSASAVGREVIKLLKPFDVRILIYDPYLSEYDAGTLGVEKVSLEDLFARSDIVTVHAPSLPETWGMINQRHLKLLRDGAVLINTARGKIIDHDALLEECRKGRITVALDVTDPEPLPSDSPFRDLPNVIITPHMAGAGFYGYFRIGEMTLQALIDFFTGKTPIGAIDPSEFARLA from the coding sequence ATGATAAAAGCCAGAGTTCTCTATATACCAACTGAGTCCCACACCAGGAGGGTCTTCAGGCCGGAGACCTTCCAGAGGCTCCGTTCGATCTTCGAGGAGGTGAAGGTCAACGAAACGGGGAGAAACTACACCTCCGAACAACTGGCGGGGGAGATATCGGGGTACGACGCCCTGGTTACCGGCTGGGGATCTCCAAAGATCACCCCACAGGTGATGGAGAACGCCGATAGGCTGAAGATCATCGCCCATTCGGCAGGATCCGTGAGGGCGCTCCTGGGGGAGGTGGTCGAACGGTATATCATTCCCAGGGGCATCTGCGTCTATCACTCCAGACACGCCATCGCCTATAACGTCGCGGAGCACACGATAGGGCTGATGATACTCTGCTGTCGTAGGATCATAGATCACGCCCTCGCCTTCCGTGAGAGGGGAGTGTGGCGCGATCCTAAAATCCCCTCAAACGGCCAGTTTCTCAGGGGAAGCACGGTCGGGGTGGTATCGGCCAGCGCCGTGGGCCGCGAGGTGATAAAGCTCCTTAAACCCTTTGACGTGAGGATACTGATATACGACCCCTATCTGTCGGAATACGATGCCGGGACGCTGGGGGTGGAGAAGGTCTCACTGGAGGATCTGTTCGCCCGATCCGATATCGTCACGGTTCACGCGCCAAGCCTACCGGAGACGTGGGGCATGATCAATCAGAGGCATCTGAAACTCCTTCGGGACGGAGCGGTGCTGATCAATACGGCAAGGGGTAAAATCATAGACCATGATGCCCTGCTCGAGGAGTGTCGAAAGGGCAGGATAACGGTGGCTTTGGATGTGACCGATCCGGAGCCTCTGCCTTCGGATAGCCCCTTCAGAGATCTGCCGAACGTGATCATCACGCCTCACATGGCCGGAGCGGGCTTCTACGGCTATTTCAGGATAGGCGAGATGACCCTTCAGGCGCTTATAGATTTCTTCACCGGAAAAACCCCGATCGGGGCGATAGATCCGTCGGAATTCGCCCGGTTGGCGTGA
- the amrB gene encoding AmmeMemoRadiSam system protein B, whose amino-acid sequence MMTLLMIGVMLICSTAQTGEKPIRQPAASGDFYPSDPRELRQMVEDMLHKAKKVEVEGRLLALITPHAGLKFSGPVAAESFRQLEGREGIRTAVIVGPSHYVAFDGISVYPKGYYKTPLGLVEIDSDLAEEITRIDPKRIKFYPPAHRKEHAVEVELPFLQTVLPKAKIVPMIVGLHGAEGVEILKQIFSKLFEHKDVVAILSVDLSHYHPYARAVKLDKTALESICKLDPISFGEGVDSGKIEIDNPAGVMALLMAARSYGEVEAKLLRYANSGDITGDKSSVVGYGAVMIVARGKGGGWEEFKLSDGAKRELLRIARESIRSYLKEKKIPHFKPHHEEIKRNCGAFVTLKEEGELRGCIGYMEPIMPLYQTVARMAVAAATQDPRFPPVTLDELDRIEIEISVLTPMRRIEDPNQVIVGKHGIYIRRGNRSGVLLPQVATEMGWNREQFLRGVCRKAWLPEDAWKDKNTELYVFTAQVFSEKEFKR is encoded by the coding sequence ATGATGACGCTGCTTATGATAGGTGTGATGCTGATCTGTTCCACAGCCCAGACCGGCGAAAAACCGATTCGACAGCCCGCCGCCAGCGGCGACTTTTATCCGTCCGATCCGAGGGAATTGCGCCAGATGGTCGAGGATATGTTGCATAAGGCGAAAAAGGTAGAGGTAGAAGGGAGGTTGCTCGCCCTGATAACCCCTCATGCCGGGCTGAAATTTTCAGGGCCGGTCGCGGCCGAGTCGTTCAGACAGCTTGAAGGTCGAGAAGGAATTAGGACGGCCGTTATAGTCGGTCCGAGCCATTACGTCGCCTTCGACGGCATCTCGGTCTACCCTAAGGGATACTACAAAACCCCACTTGGGCTCGTGGAGATAGACTCCGATCTGGCCGAGGAGATCACCCGGATCGATCCGAAGAGGATCAAGTTCTATCCCCCCGCCCATCGCAAGGAGCATGCCGTCGAAGTGGAACTGCCCTTCCTCCAGACCGTGCTCCCCAAGGCGAAGATCGTCCCGATGATCGTCGGGCTTCACGGCGCGGAAGGCGTTGAGATCCTCAAGCAGATCTTCTCGAAGCTCTTCGAGCATAAGGACGTGGTGGCGATCCTGAGCGTGGATCTATCGCACTATCATCCTTACGCTCGGGCCGTCAAACTGGATAAGACGGCTCTGGAGTCCATCTGCAAGCTCGATCCGATCTCATTTGGGGAGGGCGTGGATTCGGGCAAAATAGAGATAGACAACCCCGCCGGTGTGATGGCGCTTCTGATGGCGGCGAGATCCTATGGGGAGGTTGAGGCGAAGCTCCTGAGATATGCCAACTCCGGCGATATCACCGGCGATAAATCCTCGGTCGTCGGATACGGAGCCGTCATGATCGTCGCTAGAGGAAAAGGTGGGGGATGGGAGGAGTTCAAACTGAGCGATGGGGCTAAAAGGGAGTTGCTCCGGATCGCCCGGGAATCGATCCGGTCCTATCTCAAGGAGAAAAAGATACCCCACTTTAAACCTCACCATGAGGAGATCAAGCGTAACTGTGGGGCATTCGTGACTCTGAAAGAGGAGGGAGAGCTTCGGGGATGTATCGGATATATGGAGCCCATCATGCCGCTTTATCAGACGGTGGCACGGATGGCCGTCGCCGCCGCCACGCAGGACCCGAGATTTCCTCCCGTCACCCTCGATGAGCTGGATAGGATAGAGATCGAGATATCCGTCCTCACCCCCATGAGGCGTATCGAGGATCCGAATCAGGTGATCGTCGGCAAACACGGTATCTACATAAGAAGGGGGAATCGTTCGGGCGTGCTGCTGCCCCAGGTGGCGACGGAGATGGGGTGGAACAGGGAACAGTTTCTGCGTGGCGTGTGTAGGAAGGCATGGCTGCCCGAGGATGCCTGGAAGGATAAGAACACGGAACTGTATGTCTTCACCGCACAGGTCTTCTCCGAAAAGGAGTTCAAACGATGA
- a CDS encoding protein-L-isoaspartate(D-aspartate) O-methyltransferase gives MDWERERERMVKIQIIGRGIKDERVIEAMLKVPRHLFVPKEMREHSYADTPLPIGEGQTISQPYIVALMTELLRIEPQSKVLEVGTGSGYQTAILAEIAREVYTVEIIEPLHKRAVETLKSLGYTNIHAKCGDGYFGWEEHAPYDGIMVTAAPKKIPEPLIKQLKVGGRLVIPVGEFYQDLIVVTKTERGTIQESVTGVRFVPMTGEAKREPEGMKKESRRSWWF, from the coding sequence ATGGACTGGGAGAGGGAACGTGAAAGAATGGTTAAGATTCAGATCATCGGCAGGGGGATCAAGGATGAGCGGGTTATCGAGGCGATGCTCAAAGTTCCGAGACACCTTTTCGTCCCCAAAGAGATGAGGGAACACTCCTATGCCGACACCCCTCTGCCGATAGGCGAGGGTCAGACCATATCCCAGCCTTACATCGTCGCCCTGATGACGGAGCTTTTGAGGATAGAGCCTCAGAGCAAAGTGTTGGAGGTAGGGACGGGCTCGGGCTATCAGACCGCCATCCTCGCCGAGATCGCCAGAGAGGTCTACACCGTCGAGATAATCGAACCCCTCCACAAGAGAGCGGTTGAGACGTTGAAATCACTCGGTTACACAAACATTCACGCCAAGTGTGGCGATGGGTATTTCGGATGGGAGGAGCACGCGCCGTACGATGGGATAATGGTTACCGCCGCCCCTAAAAAGATACCCGAGCCCCTGATTAAACAGCTTAAAGTCGGAGGAAGGCTCGTTATCCCTGTGGGGGAATTCTATCAGGATCTCATCGTGGTTACGAAAACCGAGCGGGGGACGATACAGGAAAGCGTCACCGGCGTGAGATTCGTGCCTATGACCGGTGAGGCGAAGAGGGAGCCGGAGGGGATGAAAAAGGAATCGAGAAGATCATGGTGGTTTTAA
- the sppA gene encoding signal peptide peptidase SppA, translating into MKATAILLQLLLLISSSQGRDSGLSTLIPFNGIGASDDALSILLNPSGLAFNEGFNGYYIRGYRGGSEGENTFLLSAYGMGLGLQMIEGEGAKLWRWTLSDGERIGEYLAIGTAYSWFSAEDRDVDRLKIWDVGGMFRTTHTSIGLLLRNFNRPRLHGERLKQEINIGLAFRPVNDRLTLSFDTRHMFGEEGWRYRLGAELVPLDGITLRGSIDRERNFDLSFTVDFAHIGFGSYNAFTGEREMRDGLGYLRFSAPLLPTLFSRRREVLRLKSDNALACLRKAIRDKRVLGAVIELDDLSYGLGNLQELEGVIERFRRSGKKAFAYSISLSTGGYLAASACDEVILHPSGQLNLIGIRSEPIFIKQMLDKVGVKPNMERTGEYKSAPETFLRDEMSPYAREEMESVLNDLFDQIKTDISRNRGISPQRLQTLIDRGPYTARKAEKLKLVDELAYRDEIEDIVRRRLGKISFVNGDRYLSRTEKIRSWKVPPKVAIINAKGLMVRGESFKDPLTGDFIMGSKTISDALRRAREDKSIKAVVMRIDSGGGMVVAADEIWREVELTRAKKPVVISMGDMAASGGYYIAAPANYIFAQPGTLTGSIGVFSGTVNLQGLYRKLGISKQIIKRGKNADFYSDWSEFTPEKREVLREQVEEIYKSFVDKVSKGRKMNPSEVDKVARGRVWTGRQAKERGLVDELGGLDEAISKAKELAGIRERERVKLIKMPSVKLADVLLRKLLERSGFTRLLKTSNEIMRERFLLIAPYGVEVGD; encoded by the coding sequence TTGAAGGCGACGGCGATCCTGTTACAGCTTCTCCTGTTAATCTCATCCTCACAGGGAAGGGATAGCGGATTAAGCACCCTTATCCCGTTCAACGGGATCGGCGCCAGCGATGATGCCCTCTCGATCCTGCTGAACCCATCCGGGCTGGCCTTCAACGAGGGGTTTAACGGTTACTACATCCGCGGATACAGAGGAGGCTCTGAGGGAGAAAACACATTTCTCCTATCAGCTTACGGCATGGGGCTTGGGTTGCAGATGATAGAGGGGGAAGGGGCGAAGCTGTGGAGGTGGACCTTATCCGATGGGGAGAGGATAGGCGAATATCTGGCCATCGGAACCGCCTATAGCTGGTTTTCGGCTGAGGACAGGGACGTGGACAGGCTGAAGATATGGGACGTGGGGGGTATGTTTCGGACGACACATACCTCCATCGGGCTGCTCCTGCGAAACTTCAACCGTCCCAGGCTTCATGGGGAGAGGCTGAAACAGGAGATCAACATCGGCCTCGCGTTTCGCCCGGTCAACGACAGATTGACCCTCTCCTTCGATACGAGGCATATGTTCGGGGAGGAGGGATGGAGATACCGGCTCGGAGCGGAGCTCGTCCCCCTGGATGGGATAACCCTCCGCGGCAGCATCGATCGTGAGAGGAACTTCGATCTCTCCTTCACCGTGGATTTCGCCCATATCGGCTTCGGCTCCTATAACGCCTTCACCGGAGAGAGGGAGATGCGGGACGGACTGGGGTATCTTCGTTTCTCCGCTCCTCTCCTGCCCACCCTCTTCTCGCGGAGGAGGGAGGTGCTGCGTTTGAAATCCGATAACGCCCTCGCCTGCCTCCGTAAGGCGATAAGGGATAAACGTGTTTTGGGGGCGGTGATCGAGCTGGATGACCTCAGCTATGGTCTCGGGAATCTACAGGAGCTGGAGGGGGTTATAGAGAGGTTCAGACGTTCCGGCAAGAAGGCCTTCGCTTACTCGATCTCCCTGTCCACAGGGGGATATCTGGCCGCATCCGCCTGTGATGAGGTGATCCTTCATCCATCGGGTCAGCTTAACCTCATAGGTATCAGATCCGAGCCGATCTTCATCAAGCAGATGCTGGATAAGGTTGGGGTAAAGCCAAACATGGAGAGAACGGGCGAATATAAATCGGCTCCGGAGACCTTTCTCAGGGATGAGATGTCCCCGTATGCCAGGGAGGAGATGGAGTCGGTGCTCAACGATCTCTTCGATCAGATCAAAACGGATATCTCGCGCAATCGCGGGATATCGCCTCAGAGGCTTCAAACTCTGATAGACCGGGGACCCTATACCGCCCGAAAGGCTGAAAAGTTGAAACTGGTAGATGAGCTGGCCTACAGGGATGAGATCGAGGATATCGTCAGGAGGAGGCTGGGAAAGATCAGCTTTGTGAATGGGGATAGATACCTCTCCCGAACGGAAAAGATCAGAAGCTGGAAGGTCCCGCCTAAAGTGGCGATCATCAACGCCAAAGGACTGATGGTGAGGGGTGAAAGCTTCAAAGATCCGCTGACGGGGGATTTCATAATGGGTTCTAAGACCATCTCAGACGCCCTTCGCAGAGCCCGCGAGGATAAATCCATCAAGGCCGTCGTAATGAGAATAGACAGCGGCGGCGGGATGGTCGTTGCGGCAGATGAGATATGGAGGGAGGTTGAACTAACGAGGGCGAAAAAACCCGTCGTCATCTCGATGGGCGATATGGCGGCCTCAGGCGGGTATTACATCGCCGCTCCAGCGAACTATATCTTCGCTCAGCCCGGCACGCTGACCGGTTCGATAGGCGTCTTCAGCGGAACAGTCAACTTACAAGGCCTTTACCGGAAACTCGGCATCAGCAAACAGATCATAAAAAGGGGGAAAAACGCCGATTTCTACTCCGACTGGAGCGAGTTCACTCCCGAAAAACGGGAGGTCCTGCGTGAGCAGGTGGAGGAGATCTATAAAAGCTTCGTGGATAAGGTCTCCAAAGGCAGAAAGATGAACCCCTCAGAGGTGGATAAAGTTGCCCGTGGCAGGGTATGGACCGGAAGACAGGCGAAGGAAAGGGGACTCGTAGATGAGCTGGGAGGGCTTGATGAGGCTATATCGAAGGCCAAGGAACTGGCGGGAATCCGGGAGAGGGAGAGGGTTAAGCTGATCAAGATGCCCTCTGTGAAGCTGGCCGATGTGCTCCTGCGAAAGCTGTTGGAGAGATCGGGTTTCACCAGGCTCCTTAAAACCTCTAACGAGATCATGAGGGAGAGATTCCTCCTCATCGCACCATACGGAGTTGAGGTAGGTGATTGA
- the purD gene encoding phosphoribosylamine--glycine ligase: MKVMVIGGGGREHTLAWKISQSPLVDVIYCVPGNAGMAQIAKCLDLPLAEDGFERVAAFAEKEGIDLTVVGPEAPLVSGIVDLFSERGLAIFGPTKAAAQIEDSKSFSKAFMLRYGIPTAQGISFDDPDEAARYIRDKGAPIVVKADGSAAAGKGSFVCEQVDKALEAVRLIMIDRIFGDAGDRVVVEEYLEGEEASFIVLTDGETILPLVTSQDHKRAYDGDRGPNTGGMGAYSPAPVIDPKMRDEIIDDIILPVIEGMKREGRPYRGALYAGLMITDGGPKVLEFNCRFGDPETQVILPRLDSDLVPALIACIEGRLKEIELRWREDAAVCVVLASGGYPGKYEKGKPITGIEEAESIGDVVIFHAGTAMRENRLVTNGGRVLGVTAIDRDIPSAIERAYKAVSKIHFEKMHYRRDIGQKALKRLGS; the protein is encoded by the coding sequence ATGAAGGTGATGGTGATCGGCGGCGGGGGCAGGGAACATACCCTCGCTTGGAAGATATCTCAAAGCCCACTGGTTGATGTCATCTACTGTGTGCCGGGAAACGCCGGGATGGCCCAAATAGCGAAATGCTTGGATCTGCCTCTGGCTGAAGACGGCTTTGAAAGAGTTGCCGCCTTTGCCGAGAAAGAAGGCATTGATCTGACCGTAGTCGGCCCGGAGGCTCCCCTTGTCTCTGGTATAGTCGATCTATTCTCCGAAAGGGGGCTGGCCATATTCGGGCCCACAAAGGCGGCGGCTCAGATCGAGGATAGCAAGAGCTTCAGCAAGGCGTTTATGTTGAGATACGGCATCCCGACGGCTCAGGGCATCTCGTTTGACGATCCCGATGAGGCGGCCAGATATATACGGGATAAAGGAGCGCCCATCGTGGTGAAGGCCGATGGATCGGCGGCGGCCGGAAAGGGATCATTCGTGTGCGAGCAGGTGGACAAGGCTTTGGAAGCCGTCAGATTAATCATGATCGATAGGATCTTCGGCGATGCGGGCGACCGTGTGGTCGTGGAGGAATACCTGGAGGGCGAGGAGGCCTCTTTCATCGTGTTGACGGACGGCGAGACGATCCTGCCCCTCGTCACATCACAGGATCATAAGCGCGCCTATGACGGCGACAGAGGACCGAACACCGGCGGTATGGGCGCATATTCACCCGCTCCGGTGATCGATCCGAAGATGCGGGATGAGATCATCGACGACATAATCCTGCCTGTGATAGAAGGGATGAAAAGAGAAGGTCGACCTTACAGGGGCGCCCTTTATGCAGGATTGATGATAACCGATGGTGGACCTAAGGTGCTGGAGTTCAACTGTAGATTCGGCGATCCCGAAACCCAGGTTATCCTGCCGAGACTCGATTCCGATCTCGTCCCCGCTCTCATAGCATGTATAGAGGGCAGATTGAAGGAGATAGAACTGAGGTGGAGGGAAGATGCCGCCGTCTGTGTCGTGTTGGCCTCCGGCGGATATCCGGGCAAATACGAAAAGGGCAAACCTATAACCGGCATAGAGGAGGCCGAGTCGATAGGAGACGTCGTGATCTTCCATGCCGGAACGGCGATGAGGGAGAACAGATTGGTGACCAATGGGGGAAGGGTGTTGGGCGTTACGGCGATCGATAGGGACATCCCATCGGCGATCGAGAGAGCTTATAAGGCCGTCTCGAAGATACACTTCGAGAAGATGCACTACAGAAGGGATATAGGCCAAAAAGCGCTTAAGAGGCTGGGAAGTTGA
- a CDS encoding apolipoprotein A1/A4/E family protein: MDERVNLQEEAVGEEELLTRRMEFIYLSDRINEVKRDLSQQIEELRRLWQRLDEKIDTRFDSLRAELKEDIAALREELKKDIADLRTELKGDIARLDAKVESVREELKGDIARLDAKVESVREELKEDIARLDAKVESVRAELKEDIAALREELKKDIADLRTELKGDIARLDAKIEAVRAELKKDIADLRTELKGDIVRLETRMDKMEVELRREIVRSASRQLKWTAIMLGVWGAIIAALFAIISKI, translated from the coding sequence ATGGATGAGAGAGTCAACCTTCAGGAGGAGGCGGTCGGAGAGGAGGAGCTCTTAACCCGTAGGATGGAGTTCATCTATCTGAGTGACCGCATAAATGAGGTCAAACGGGACCTCAGCCAGCAGATAGAAGAATTGCGTCGGCTCTGGCAGAGACTCGATGAGAAGATCGATACGAGGTTCGACTCACTCAGAGCCGAGCTGAAGGAGGATATAGCAGCGCTTAGAGAGGAACTAAAAAAGGACATAGCCGATCTGAGAACCGAGCTGAAAGGGGATATAGCAAGGCTCGATGCTAAGGTGGAATCCGTCAGAGAGGAGCTGAAAGGGGATATAGCGAGGCTCGATGCCAAGGTGGAGTCCGTCAGAGAGGAGCTGAAGGAGGATATAGCAAGGCTCGATGCCAAAGTGGAGTCCGTCAGAGCCGAATTGAAGGAGGATATAGCAGCACTCAGAGAGGAACTAAAGAAGGACATAGCTGACCTGAGAACCGAGCTGAAAGGGGATATAGCAAGGCTCGATGCTAAGATAGAAGCCGTTAGAGCTGAGCTGAAAAAGGATATAGCTGATCTGAGAACCGAGCTGAAGGGGGATATAGTCAGACTTGAGACGAGAATGGATAAAATGGAGGTTGAACTCAGGCGGGAGATCGTCAGGTCGGCCAGCAGACAACTGAAATGGACGGCGATTATGCTGGGCGTTTGGGGCGCCATTATAGCGGCGCTATTCGCGATCATATCAAAGATCTGA
- the purH gene encoding bifunctional phosphoribosylaminoimidazolecarboxamide formyltransferase/IMP cyclohydrolase — protein MKRINRALISVSDKSKIVEFARELQSLGIEIISTGGTARLLRENDIRITEVSDYTGYPEMLDGRVKTLHPKIHAGILAVRDDERHMNELKDQGIKSIDMVVVNLYPFEDTVAREDVSIEEAIENIDIGGPTLIRAAAKNYRYVAVVTDPRQYDTVLAELKANDRMLSNETRFKLAKEAFSRTARYDAVISSYLETISEQKREFPETYAPVYVKVQGLRYGENPHQQAAFYRIPYLTEPCVATAKQLHGRELSFNNILDLNAALEIVKDFDEPTAAIIKHNNPCGVASHETSLAQAYRDALACDPLSAFGSIIGLNRVVDLETAKAIREAALSGSFPEAIIAPGYEPDALELLSKAKNRRILEVGSLGKLDYGMKETKSVVGGLLVQERDLKLIDRSQLKVVTEKEPTSEMMDSLLFAWKVCKHVKSNAILLARDKRTVGIGAGQMSRVDSTIIAIRKAGDRARGSVMASDAFIPFRDSIDLAAEAGVVAVIQPGGSKRDDEVIRAANEHGIAMVFTGMRHFRH, from the coding sequence GTGAAGAGAATCAACAGAGCATTGATAAGCGTCTCGGATAAATCCAAGATAGTTGAGTTTGCGAGGGAACTCCAATCCCTGGGGATCGAGATAATCTCCACAGGCGGAACGGCGAGGCTCCTGAGGGAAAACGACATTAGGATAACCGAGGTCTCCGACTATACGGGATACCCGGAGATGCTCGACGGCAGGGTTAAAACTTTACACCCCAAGATACATGCCGGAATACTCGCCGTGAGGGATGATGAGAGGCATATGAATGAGTTGAAGGATCAGGGGATAAAATCCATCGATATGGTGGTGGTGAACCTCTATCCGTTCGAGGATACCGTCGCGAGGGAGGATGTCAGCATCGAGGAAGCCATAGAGAACATAGATATCGGAGGTCCCACCCTCATAAGGGCTGCTGCGAAGAACTACAGGTATGTGGCCGTGGTCACCGATCCGAGGCAGTATGATACGGTGCTGGCCGAGTTGAAGGCGAACGATAGGATGTTGTCGAATGAAACCCGATTTAAACTGGCGAAGGAGGCCTTCTCCAGGACTGCCCGATATGACGCCGTTATATCCTCATATCTTGAGACGATATCCGAACAGAAGAGGGAGTTCCCCGAAACCTACGCTCCAGTCTATGTTAAGGTACAGGGGCTCCGATATGGGGAGAATCCTCACCAGCAGGCGGCCTTCTACAGGATCCCATATCTTACGGAACCGTGTGTGGCGACGGCGAAACAGCTGCATGGTAGGGAGCTTTCCTTCAACAACATCCTCGACCTCAACGCCGCTCTGGAGATAGTCAAGGATTTCGATGAGCCGACGGCGGCTATAATCAAACACAACAATCCGTGCGGTGTCGCATCGCATGAGACCTCACTGGCTCAGGCTTATAGGGATGCCCTGGCGTGCGATCCGCTTTCGGCCTTCGGATCGATAATCGGTTTAAACAGGGTGGTGGATCTGGAAACCGCCAAGGCCATAAGGGAGGCCGCCCTTTCGGGAAGCTTCCCCGAGGCGATAATCGCCCCCGGATATGAGCCCGACGCCCTTGAGCTCCTGTCAAAGGCCAAAAACAGACGGATACTCGAGGTCGGCTCCCTTGGAAAGCTTGACTACGGTATGAAGGAGACCAAGTCGGTCGTAGGTGGCCTGCTGGTTCAGGAGAGAGACCTCAAGCTCATCGATCGTTCTCAGTTGAAGGTGGTGACCGAGAAGGAGCCCACATCCGAGATGATGGACTCCCTCCTCTTCGCATGGAAGGTCTGCAAGCACGTCAAATCCAACGCCATACTGCTGGCAAGGGATAAGAGAACCGTCGGGATAGGAGCGGGACAGATGAGCAGGGTCGATTCCACGATAATCGCCATCAGAAAGGCCGGCGACAGGGCCCGTGGTTCCGTGATGGCCTCTGACGCCTTTATACCTTTCAGAGACTCCATCGACCTCGCCGCCGAGGCAGGCGTGGTGGCCGTGATCCAACCCGGAGGGTCGAAGCGGGACGATGAGGTGATCAGGGCCGCAAATGAACACGGAATCGCGATGGTGTTCACGGGAATGAGACATTTCAGACATTAA
- a CDS encoding phosphoribosylformylglycinamidine cyclo-ligase produces MGGLTYESVGVSFKAKEASMRRIKNLLKATYDDSVLSELGYFGGLYRLVGYKDPVLVSSTDSVGTKLKVAFVMDRHDTVGHDIVAHCGNDIVVQGAKPIFFLDYIGCNRISPDVIESVVSGLVRGCKEVGCALIGGETAELPEFYGEGEYDLVGFIVGVVERDEIITGSEIEPGDGIIGLPSLGLHTNGFTLARKALLEVAGYELDDYISDLGCTLGEELLKPHKSYVRCILGLRDKVQIKGMAHITGGGIPDNLIRILPEGCRAVIRRGSWTEPPVFELIRRAGDISEEEMFHVFNMGIGMCVVVSKAELDRSVETLRFLGEDPIVMGEIESGERGVQIRR; encoded by the coding sequence ATGGGTGGTCTGACGTATGAAAGCGTAGGCGTCTCCTTCAAGGCTAAGGAGGCGTCCATGAGGAGGATTAAGAATCTGCTGAAGGCCACGTATGACGATTCGGTCCTAAGCGAGCTCGGATATTTCGGCGGACTATATCGGCTTGTGGGATATAAAGATCCCGTGCTCGTCTCCAGCACCGATAGCGTCGGAACCAAGTTGAAGGTCGCCTTCGTGATGGACAGGCATGATACGGTCGGACATGATATCGTGGCTCATTGCGGAAACGATATAGTCGTCCAGGGCGCAAAGCCCATCTTTTTCCTGGATTATATCGGATGCAACAGGATTTCGCCCGATGTGATCGAGTCGGTGGTGTCGGGTCTGGTGCGCGGATGTAAGGAGGTGGGATGCGCGCTGATAGGGGGCGAGACGGCCGAGCTGCCAGAGTTCTATGGCGAAGGGGAGTATGATCTGGTGGGCTTTATAGTCGGCGTTGTGGAGAGGGATGAGATCATAACGGGATCTGAGATCGAACCGGGGGATGGGATTATCGGGTTGCCCTCACTGGGGTTGCATACAAACGGCTTTACCCTGGCGAGGAAGGCGCTCCTGGAGGTCGCCGGGTATGAGCTGGACGATTACATATCCGATCTGGGCTGTACCCTCGGTGAGGAGCTCCTCAAGCCACATAAAAGCTATGTTCGATGTATCTTGGGCCTGAGAGATAAGGTTCAGATCAAAGGAATGGCACATATAACGGGCGGGGGAATACCTGATAATCTGATCAGAATACTCCCCGAAGGGTGTCGGGCGGTGATACGTCGTGGGAGCTGGACGGAACCTCCGGTGTTCGAGCTGATACGGAGGGCGGGGGATATATCGGAGGAGGAGATGTTCCACGTCTTCAATATGGGCATCGGCATGTGTGTCGTGGTGAGCAAGGCGGAGCTCGATAGATCCGTGGAAACGCTTAGATTCCTTGGCGAGGACCCCATCGTGATGGGAGAGATCGAAAGCGGTGAAAGGGGTGTTCAGATCAGGAGGTGA